In Pseudomonas sp. Leaf58, one DNA window encodes the following:
- a CDS encoding amino acid ABC transporter ATP-binding protein has product MSEAIKQPAGPEGIIQMQGVNKWYGQFHVLKDINLNVRQGERIVLCGPSGSGKSTTIRCLNRLEEHQQGRIVVDGVELTNDLKQIEAIRREVGMVFQHFNLFPHLSILENCTLAPMWVRKMPRRKAEEIAMHYLERVRIPEQAHKYPGQLSGGQQQRVAIARALCMKPKIMLFDEPTSALDPEMVKEVLDTMVGLAEDGMTMLCVTHEMGFARTVANRVIFMDKGEIVEQAAPDEFFDRPRSDRTKLFLSQILH; this is encoded by the coding sequence ATGAGTGAAGCGATCAAGCAGCCTGCCGGCCCCGAAGGCATCATCCAGATGCAGGGCGTGAACAAGTGGTACGGCCAGTTCCATGTGCTCAAGGACATCAACCTCAACGTACGCCAAGGCGAGCGTATCGTGCTGTGCGGGCCGTCCGGTTCGGGTAAGTCCACCACCATCCGCTGCCTCAATCGCCTGGAAGAGCACCAGCAGGGGCGCATCGTGGTCGATGGTGTTGAGCTGACCAACGACCTCAAGCAGATCGAGGCTATCCGCCGTGAGGTGGGCATGGTGTTTCAGCACTTCAACCTGTTCCCGCACCTGAGCATTCTGGAGAACTGCACCCTGGCGCCGATGTGGGTGCGCAAGATGCCACGGCGCAAGGCCGAGGAAATTGCCATGCACTACCTGGAGCGGGTGCGCATTCCGGAGCAGGCGCACAAGTACCCGGGGCAGTTGTCTGGCGGCCAGCAGCAGCGGGTGGCGATTGCCCGGGCGCTGTGCATGAAGCCGAAGATCATGCTGTTCGACGAACCGACCTCGGCGCTGGACCCGGAAATGGTCAAGGAAGTGCTCGATACCATGGTGGGCCTGGCCGAGGACGGCATGACCATGCTCTGCGTGACCCACGAGATGGGCTTTGCCCGCACCGTGGCGAACCGGGTGATCTTCATGGACAAAGGGGAGATTGTGGAGCAGGCGGCGCCGGATGAGTTCTTCGACCGACCGCGCAGTGACCGGACCAAGTTGTTCTTGAGCCAGATCCTGCATTAA
- a CDS encoding amino acid ABC transporter permease — MNAHVFKPDMPPPVKTVGVLAWMRANLFSSWLNTLLTLFAIYLVWLIVPPLLQWALIDANWVGTTRADCTKEGACWVFVQQRFGQFMYGYYPAELRWRVDLTVWLAVLGAAPLFIKRFPRKAFYGLGFLVLYPILAYTLLHGGVLGLENVATSQWGGLMLTLVIATVGIVGALPLGILLALGRRSRMPAVKVVCVTFIEFWRGVPLITVLFMSSVMLPLFLPEGMSFDKLLRAMIGVILFQSAYIAEVVRGGLQAIPKGQYEAAAAMGLGYWRAMGLVILPQALKLVIPGIVNTFIALFKDTSLVIIIGLFDLLNSVKQAAADPAWLGMATEGYVFAALVFWIFCFGMSRYSMHLERKLDTGHKR, encoded by the coding sequence GTGAATGCCCATGTTTTCAAACCCGACATGCCGCCACCGGTGAAAACCGTCGGCGTGCTCGCATGGATGCGTGCCAATCTGTTTTCCAGCTGGCTAAACACGCTGCTGACCCTGTTCGCCATCTACCTGGTATGGCTGATCGTGCCACCGTTGCTGCAGTGGGCGTTGATCGACGCCAACTGGGTCGGCACTACCCGCGCCGACTGTACCAAGGAGGGCGCCTGCTGGGTGTTCGTGCAGCAGCGCTTCGGCCAATTCATGTATGGCTACTACCCGGCCGAACTGCGTTGGCGTGTGGACCTGACCGTGTGGCTTGCCGTGCTCGGCGCTGCCCCGTTGTTCATCAAGCGTTTCCCGCGCAAGGCCTTCTACGGCTTGGGCTTCCTGGTGCTGTACCCGATCCTGGCCTACACCCTGCTGCATGGCGGCGTGCTGGGGCTGGAAAACGTAGCGACCAGCCAATGGGGCGGGCTGATGCTGACCCTGGTGATCGCCACCGTAGGTATCGTCGGCGCCTTGCCACTGGGCATCCTGCTGGCCCTGGGCCGGCGTTCGAGGATGCCGGCGGTGAAGGTGGTGTGCGTGACCTTCATCGAGTTCTGGCGCGGCGTGCCGTTGATCACCGTGCTGTTCATGTCATCGGTGATGCTGCCGTTGTTCCTGCCCGAAGGCATGAGCTTCGACAAGCTGCTGCGGGCGATGATCGGCGTGATCCTGTTCCAGTCGGCGTACATCGCCGAGGTGGTACGCGGCGGCTTGCAGGCCATCCCCAAGGGCCAGTACGAAGCAGCCGCCGCCATGGGCCTGGGCTACTGGCGGGCGATGGGCCTGGTAATCCTGCCGCAGGCGCTCAAGCTGGTGATCCCCGGCATCGTCAACACCTTCATTGCCCTGTTCAAGGACACCAGCCTGGTGATCATCATCGGCCTGTTCGACCTGCTGAACAGCGTCAAGCAAGCCGCCGCCGACCCGGCCTGGCTGGGCATGGCCACCGAGGGCTACGTGTTCGCCGCCCTGGTGTTCTGGATTTTCTGTTTCGGTATGTCCCGCTACTCCATGCACCTGGAGCGCAAGCTGGACACTGGCCACAAGCGTTAG
- a CDS encoding amino acid ABC transporter permease codes for MQNRIGAQKGLSLSDPRARAWLFQILTIAFVVGLGWYLFHNTQTNLQHRGITSGFDFLDRSAGFGIAQHLIPYVESDSYARVFVIGLLNTLLVTFIGVVLATILGFIIGVARLSPNWMINKLATVYVETFRNIPPLLQILFWYFAVFLTLPGPRGSINIDDTFFISNRGLNMPGASMADGFWPFVIALAVAIAAIALMVRYANKRFDETGAPFHKFWVGLALLLAIPGLSVLLFGSPVTWEVPQLKGFNFVGGWVLIPELLALTLALTIYTAAFIAEIVRSGIRSVSHGQTEAARSLGLREGPTLRKVIIPQALRVIIPPLTSQYLNLAKNSSLAAGIGYPEMVSLFAGTVLNQTGQAIEVIAITMSVYLAISISISLLMNWYNKRIALIER; via the coding sequence ATGCAAAATCGAATCGGCGCACAAAAGGGGTTATCCCTGAGCGATCCACGTGCGCGCGCGTGGCTGTTCCAGATCCTCACGATAGCCTTCGTGGTTGGTCTGGGCTGGTATCTGTTCCATAACACGCAAACCAACCTGCAACACCGGGGCATCACCTCGGGCTTCGACTTCCTCGACCGCAGCGCCGGCTTCGGCATCGCCCAGCACCTGATCCCTTATGTGGAATCCGACAGCTATGCGCGGGTGTTCGTTATCGGCCTGCTCAATACCTTGCTGGTGACGTTCATTGGTGTGGTGCTGGCAACCATCCTTGGCTTCATCATCGGTGTGGCGCGGTTGTCGCCGAACTGGATGATCAACAAGTTGGCGACCGTGTATGTGGAAACCTTCCGCAACATCCCGCCGTTGTTGCAGATTCTGTTCTGGTACTTCGCGGTATTCCTGACCCTGCCGGGACCGCGGGGCAGCATCAATATCGACGATACCTTCTTCATCAGCAACCGTGGCCTGAACATGCCCGGCGCGTCCATGGCCGACGGCTTCTGGCCGTTTGTCATCGCCCTGGCGGTGGCCATTGCCGCCATTGCGCTGATGGTGCGCTATGCCAACAAGCGCTTCGACGAGACCGGCGCACCGTTCCACAAGTTCTGGGTGGGGCTGGCGCTGTTGCTCGCTATCCCAGGCCTGAGCGTGCTGTTGTTCGGCAGCCCGGTAACCTGGGAAGTGCCGCAATTGAAAGGATTCAACTTCGTCGGTGGCTGGGTGCTGATCCCTGAGCTGCTGGCGCTGACCTTGGCCTTGACCATCTATACCGCGGCGTTCATCGCCGAGATTGTGCGTTCCGGTATTCGTTCGGTCAGCCACGGCCAGACCGAGGCCGCACGCTCGCTCGGCCTGCGCGAGGGCCCGACCCTGCGCAAGGTGATCATCCCCCAGGCACTGCGGGTGATCATTCCGCCGCTGACCAGCCAATACCTGAACCTGGCGAAGAACTCGTCGCTGGCGGCCGGTATCGGCTACCCAGAGATGGTCTCGCTGTTCGCCGGTACCGTGCTGAATCAGACCGGCCAGGCCATCGAGGTGATTGCCATCACCATGAGTGTCTATCTCGCCATCAGCATCAGCATTTCGCTGCTGATGAACTGGTACAACAAGCGCATTGCGCTGATCGAGCGGTGA
- a CDS encoding amino acid ABC transporter substrate-binding protein translates to MKMLKTTLAALTAAAALGAVSTAQAGATLDAVKSKGFVQCGVSDGLPGFSVPDAQGKIVGIDADVCRAVAAAVFGDASKVKFSQLNAKERFTALQSGEVDVLSRNTTWTSSRDAGMGLVFAGVTYYDGVGFLVNKKLGVSSAKELDGATICIQAGTTTELNVSDFFRANGLKYTPITFDTSDESAKSLESGRCDVLTSDKSQLFAQRSKLAAPTDYVVLPETISKEPLGPVVRKGDEEWFSIVKWTLFAMLNAEEAGITSKNVEAEAKATKNPDVARLLGADGEYGKDLKLPKDWVVQIVKQVGNYGEVFEKNLGQNTDLKIDRGMNALWNNGGIQYAPPVR, encoded by the coding sequence ATGAAGATGTTGAAAACCACCCTGGCAGCCCTGACCGCTGCCGCCGCACTGGGCGCCGTTAGCACTGCCCAGGCCGGCGCCACCCTCGATGCGGTAAAAAGCAAGGGCTTCGTCCAGTGTGGCGTGAGCGACGGTCTTCCAGGCTTCTCGGTACCTGATGCGCAGGGCAAGATCGTCGGTATCGACGCCGATGTCTGCCGCGCCGTGGCCGCCGCCGTGTTCGGCGACGCCAGCAAGGTTAAGTTCAGCCAGCTCAACGCCAAAGAACGCTTTACCGCCCTGCAGTCGGGTGAAGTCGACGTGCTGTCGCGCAACACCACATGGACCAGCTCGCGTGATGCTGGCATGGGCCTGGTGTTCGCTGGTGTTACCTACTACGACGGCGTCGGCTTCCTGGTCAACAAGAAGCTGGGTGTTTCCAGCGCCAAGGAACTCGATGGCGCCACCATCTGCATCCAGGCCGGTACCACCACTGAGCTGAACGTGTCGGACTTTTTCCGCGCCAACGGCCTGAAGTACACCCCAATCACCTTCGACACCTCCGACGAAAGCGCCAAATCGCTGGAATCCGGCCGTTGCGACGTGCTGACCTCGGACAAGTCGCAGCTGTTCGCCCAGCGTTCCAAGCTGGCCGCGCCGACTGACTACGTGGTGCTGCCGGAAACCATTTCCAAGGAACCGCTAGGCCCGGTGGTGCGTAAAGGCGACGAAGAGTGGTTCAGCATCGTCAAGTGGACCCTGTTCGCCATGCTCAACGCCGAAGAGGCAGGTATCACCTCGAAGAATGTCGAGGCTGAAGCCAAGGCCACCAAAAACCCGGATGTCGCCCGCCTGCTGGGTGCGGACGGCGAATACGGCAAGGACCTCAAACTGCCCAAAGACTGGGTAGTACAGATCGTCAAGCAAGTCGGCAACTACGGCGAAGTGTTCGAGAAGAACCTGGGCCAGAACACCGACCTGAAGATCGACCGTGGCATGAACGCCCTGTGGAACAACGGCGGCATCCAGTACGCGCCACCTGTGCGCTGA
- a CDS encoding alpha/beta hydrolase, translated as MTHPLILEPQKTADACVIWLHGLGADRYDFLPVAEFMQERLLSTRFIMPQAPTRPVTINGGYAMPSWYDIKAMTPARAIDEAQLEESADQVIALIKAEQAKGINLSRIILAGFSQGGAVVLHTAYIKWQEALGGVIALSTYAPTFNDQQELSACQQRTPALCLHGVHDPVVIPSMGRTAFEYLNTWGVAARWHEYPMEHEVVVEELSDIHDWLARQLQ; from the coding sequence ATGACCCATCCGCTGATTCTCGAACCGCAGAAAACCGCAGACGCTTGTGTGATCTGGTTGCACGGCCTGGGTGCCGACCGTTACGACTTCCTACCGGTCGCCGAATTCATGCAGGAGCGGCTGCTCAGTACCCGGTTCATCATGCCGCAGGCCCCCACTCGCCCGGTGACCATCAACGGCGGCTACGCCATGCCCAGCTGGTATGACATCAAGGCCATGACCCCGGCCCGCGCCATCGACGAAGCGCAGCTGGAAGAATCGGCCGACCAGGTCATCGCACTGATAAAGGCCGAGCAGGCCAAGGGCATCAATCTGTCGCGCATCATCCTTGCCGGTTTCTCCCAGGGCGGCGCGGTGGTGCTGCACACTGCCTATATAAAGTGGCAAGAAGCGCTGGGCGGGGTGATTGCCCTGTCTACCTATGCCCCCACCTTCAACGATCAACAGGAGTTGAGCGCCTGCCAGCAACGCACCCCGGCGCTGTGCCTGCATGGCGTGCACGACCCGGTCGTGATCCCGTCCATGGGCCGCACCGCCTTCGAATACCTGAACACCTGGGGTGTCGCCGCCCGCTGGCACGAATACCCGATGGAACACGAAGTGGTGGTCGAAGAGCTCAGCGACATCCACGACTGGCTGGCCAGGCAACTGCAATAA
- the rhlB gene encoding ATP-dependent RNA helicase RhlB, with product MLKALKKIFGKGDAAPQAVAPAASVTPAAPAPEAQPAPVPSAPRANPTPEAEPPVAATPAAEKPAKDKPRRERKPKPQASLWKPEDFVVEPQEGKTRFHDFKLSNELMHAIHDLGFPYCTPIQAQVLGYTLRGQDAIGRAQTGTGKTAAFLVSIISQLQQTPAPKERYMGEPRALIIAPTRELVVQIANDAIALTKYTGLNVMSFVGGMDFDKQLKALEARHCDILVATPGRLLDFNQRGEVHLDMVEVMVLDEADRMLDMGFIPQVRQIIRQTPPKSERQTLLFSATFTEDVMNLAKQWTTNPAIVEIEPENVASETVEQHVYAVAGSDKYKLLYNLVTQNKWERVMVFANRKDEVRRIEEKLVRDGINAAQLSGDVPQHKRIRTLESFREGRITVLVATDVAGRGIHIDGISHVINFTLPEDPDDYVHRIGRTGRAGSSGVSISFAGEDDSYQLPAIETLLGRKIKCEMPPDELLKPVPRKHH from the coding sequence GTGCTCAAGGCACTCAAGAAAATATTCGGCAAGGGAGACGCCGCGCCACAGGCCGTCGCTCCTGCTGCCAGCGTGACGCCAGCCGCGCCCGCCCCCGAGGCCCAGCCTGCACCAGTACCCTCGGCCCCGCGCGCCAACCCCACCCCCGAGGCGGAACCGCCAGTCGCCGCTACCCCAGCCGCCGAAAAACCGGCCAAGGACAAACCGCGTCGCGAGCGCAAGCCCAAGCCGCAGGCCAGCCTGTGGAAGCCGGAAGACTTCGTGGTCGAGCCGCAGGAAGGCAAGACACGCTTCCACGACTTCAAGCTGTCCAACGAGCTGATGCACGCCATCCACGACCTCGGCTTCCCGTACTGCACGCCAATCCAGGCACAGGTGCTGGGCTACACCCTGCGTGGCCAGGACGCCATCGGCCGGGCCCAGACCGGTACCGGCAAAACCGCAGCGTTCCTGGTCTCGATCATTTCCCAGCTGCAGCAGACGCCAGCGCCCAAGGAACGTTACATGGGCGAACCGCGCGCGCTGATCATCGCGCCCACCCGCGAGCTGGTGGTGCAAATCGCCAATGACGCCATCGCCCTGACCAAGTACACCGGCCTGAACGTCATGAGCTTTGTCGGCGGCATGGACTTCGACAAGCAGCTCAAGGCCCTGGAAGCTCGCCATTGCGACATCCTGGTGGCCACCCCGGGCCGCCTGCTGGACTTCAACCAGCGCGGCGAAGTGCACCTGGACATGGTCGAGGTAATGGTGCTGGACGAAGCCGACCGCATGCTCGACATGGGCTTTATCCCCCAAGTTCGCCAGATTATTCGCCAGACGCCACCGAAAAGTGAGCGCCAGACCTTGCTGTTCTCGGCCACCTTCACCGAAGACGTGATGAACCTGGCCAAGCAATGGACCACCAACCCGGCCATCGTCGAGATCGAGCCGGAGAACGTGGCCAGCGAAACGGTGGAACAGCACGTGTATGCGGTGGCCGGCAGCGACAAGTACAAGCTGCTGTACAACCTGGTCACCCAAAACAAGTGGGAACGGGTGATGGTGTTTGCCAACCGCAAGGACGAAGTGCGGCGCATCGAAGAAAAACTCGTACGCGACGGCATCAACGCCGCGCAGTTGTCGGGCGACGTGCCGCAGCACAAGCGTATTCGTACCCTGGAAAGCTTCCGCGAAGGGCGCATCACTGTGCTGGTGGCCACCGACGTGGCTGGGCGCGGGATCCATATCGATGGTATCAGCCACGTGATCAACTTCACCCTGCCGGAAGACCCGGATGACTACGTGCACCGCATTGGCCGCACCGGCCGTGCCGGGAGCAGTGGTGTATCGATCAGCTTTGCCGGTGAGGATGACTCGTACCAGCTACCAGCAATCGAGACGCTGCTGGGGCGCAAGATCAAGTGCGAGATGCCACCGGATGAGCTGCTCAAGCCGGTGCCGCGCAAGCACCATTAA
- the moaE gene encoding molybdopterin synthase catalytic subunit MoaE — protein sequence MAVRVQEGAFDPGAETNAMHAANVGVGAVVGFVGYVRDFNDGCEVAGMFLEHYPGMTEKALAKIVVEAEQRWPLLKVEVLHRIGALEPGEPIVFVGVASAHRQAAFEACNFIMDYLKTRAPFWKKENTQQGPRWVEGKQSDQDAAERW from the coding sequence ATGGCTGTGCGAGTACAGGAAGGCGCGTTCGACCCGGGGGCCGAGACCAATGCCATGCATGCGGCCAATGTTGGTGTGGGCGCGGTGGTCGGCTTTGTTGGCTATGTGCGGGATTTCAATGATGGCTGCGAGGTGGCGGGGATGTTCCTCGAGCACTATCCGGGCATGACCGAAAAGGCCTTGGCCAAGATCGTAGTCGAGGCCGAGCAGCGCTGGCCGTTGCTCAAGGTAGAGGTGCTGCACCGCATCGGTGCGCTGGAGCCGGGCGAGCCGATCGTGTTCGTTGGCGTGGCCAGTGCCCACCGGCAGGCGGCGTTCGAGGCCTGCAACTTCATCATGGACTACCTGAAGACCCGGGCACCGTTCTGGAAGAAGGAGAATACCCAGCAAGGGCCGCGGTGGGTGGAGGGCAAGCAAAGTGACCAGGATGCTGCTGAGCGCTGGTAG
- the moaD gene encoding molybdopterin converting factor subunit 1: MKVKVMYFARYRELLGVDAERVEGAFTVLDDVRQALVAKGGPYELLAEQNLMCARNEELCKLDEPLEEGDEVAFFPPVTGG; this comes from the coding sequence ATGAAGGTCAAGGTGATGTACTTCGCCCGTTACCGCGAGTTGCTCGGGGTGGATGCCGAACGTGTGGAAGGCGCCTTCACGGTGCTCGACGATGTGCGCCAGGCACTGGTCGCCAAGGGCGGGCCATATGAGTTGCTGGCCGAGCAGAACCTGATGTGTGCGCGCAACGAAGAGCTGTGCAAGCTTGATGAACCGCTGGAAGAGGGCGATGAAGTGGCGTTCTTCCCGCCGGTGACTGGAGGTTGA
- the moaC gene encoding cyclic pyranopterin monophosphate synthase MoaC has translation MLTHLDSQGRANMVDVTEKAVTEREATAEARVRMLPQTLQMIVDGEHPKGDVFAVARIAGIQAAKKTSDLIPLCHPLMLTSVKVELSAEGQDAVRIVARCKLAGQTGVEMEALTAASVAALTIYDMCKAVDKGMVIEQVRLLEKLGGKSGHYKVEA, from the coding sequence GTGCTGACACATCTTGATTCCCAGGGGCGCGCCAACATGGTCGACGTCACTGAAAAGGCCGTGACCGAGCGCGAGGCCACCGCCGAAGCGCGGGTGCGCATGTTGCCGCAGACCTTGCAGATGATCGTCGACGGTGAACACCCCAAGGGCGACGTGTTCGCCGTGGCGCGCATTGCCGGGATCCAGGCGGCGAAAAAGACCAGCGACCTGATCCCGCTGTGCCACCCGCTGATGCTAACCAGCGTCAAGGTCGAACTCAGCGCCGAGGGGCAGGACGCCGTGCGCATCGTTGCCCGCTGCAAGCTGGCCGGGCAGACCGGCGTGGAGATGGAGGCACTGACCGCCGCCAGCGTCGCCGCGTTGACGATCTACGACATGTGCAAGGCCGTGGACAAGGGCATGGTCATCGAGCAGGTGCGCCTGCTGGAAAAACTCGGCGGCAAGAGCGGCCACTACAAGGTGGAGGCGTGA
- a CDS encoding PhoH family protein, which translates to MDDQGRNPTSSKPILYVLDTNVLIHDPNALLNFEEHHVAIPMTVLEELDKLKTGKQSIAAECRQAIRLIDQTLGDASPSDVEQGVPIQRGKSGPKGFLSILMTPRNEPNKLLPENLNDNIIINQLLEVRARRADLDVVLVTKDINMRLKARACGIAAEDYSTDQLVDDVSLLSKGYHSVTGSFWDRVSKVDTRQERGRTWHRVQLIDNLPAVHVNEFIIDEQGFVGWIKGIRNDELLLLDLHQEPLLHQEAWGLKPRDIHQSLALFALLDPDIHLVNLTGAAGSGKTILALAAAIEQTMVSKRYRRIIATRSVQGLDQEIGFLPGTEAEKMEPWLGAITDNLEALHMDDESTHGSVEYILERVPLQFKSLNYIRGRSFQQSLILIDECQNLTPHQIKTIITRAGSGSKVVCLGNLAQIDTPYLSATSSGLTYLTERFKDFPHGVHITLQGVPRSVLAEYAESHL; encoded by the coding sequence ATGGATGACCAAGGACGCAACCCTACCTCCAGCAAGCCAATCCTGTATGTGCTCGATACCAACGTCCTGATTCACGACCCCAACGCATTGCTCAACTTCGAGGAGCACCATGTCGCCATCCCGATGACGGTGCTGGAGGAACTCGACAAGCTCAAGACCGGTAAACAAAGCATCGCCGCCGAATGCCGCCAGGCCATTCGGTTGATCGACCAGACCCTCGGTGACGCCTCGCCCAGCGATGTCGAGCAGGGCGTGCCGATCCAGCGTGGCAAGAGCGGGCCCAAGGGCTTCCTGTCCATCCTGATGACCCCGCGCAACGAGCCGAACAAGCTGCTGCCGGAAAACCTCAACGACAACATCATCATCAACCAACTGCTCGAAGTACGGGCGCGGCGCGCCGACCTGGATGTGGTGCTGGTCACCAAAGACATCAACATGCGCCTGAAGGCACGTGCCTGCGGCATCGCGGCCGAGGACTACAGCACCGACCAACTGGTCGATGACGTGTCCTTGCTGTCCAAGGGCTACCATTCGGTCACCGGGTCGTTCTGGGACCGGGTGAGCAAGGTCGATACCCGCCAGGAGCGTGGCCGTACCTGGCACCGGGTGCAGTTGATCGACAACTTGCCGGCGGTGCATGTCAACGAGTTCATCATCGATGAGCAAGGTTTCGTCGGCTGGATCAAGGGCATTCGCAACGATGAGCTGCTGTTGCTCGACCTCCACCAGGAACCGCTGCTGCACCAGGAAGCCTGGGGCTTGAAGCCACGCGACATCCACCAGAGCCTGGCGCTGTTCGCCCTGCTCGACCCGGATATTCACCTGGTCAACCTGACCGGCGCTGCCGGTTCCGGCAAGACCATCCTGGCCCTGGCCGCAGCCATCGAACAGACCATGGTCAGCAAACGCTACCGGCGCATTATCGCCACCCGCAGTGTGCAGGGGCTGGACCAGGAGATCGGCTTCCTGCCGGGCACTGAGGCCGAGAAGATGGAGCCGTGGCTGGGCGCCATTACCGACAACCTCGAAGCCTTGCATATGGATGACGAAAGCACCCATGGCAGCGTCGAGTACATCCTCGAACGCGTGCCGCTGCAGTTCAAATCGCTGAACTACATCCGTGGCCGTAGCTTCCAGCAAAGCCTGATCCTGATCGACGAGTGCCAGAACCTGACGCCGCACCAGATAAAAACCATCATCACCCGTGCCGGCTCGGGTTCAAAGGTGGTCTGCCTGGGCAACCTGGCGCAGATCGACACCCCCTACCTGTCCGCGACCAGCTCGGGCCTGACCTACCTGACCGAGCGCTTCAAGGACTTCCCCCATGGCGTGCACATCACCCTGCAGGGCGTGCCCCGCTCGGTGCTGGCCGAGTACGCCGAGTCGCATCTGTAA
- a CDS encoding polysaccharide deacetylase family protein yields the protein MRIAFALLAALLSLAVQAAPPTPVSLDRSLWPEQLDSPALFDVASRAEILSFALVLHESEQLEDTALAARLGLRQINLQKVRLVRARMWQRLWAGYQQAQRSCEQDASFCYPVTSMAELRTQAATFVADVGTFYTGWIEPSHQFHVRYLDEQLRKAALLPQTSSEVERLSARERNGDELNDRMFLLTFVGGPGPDGGSTDLLTAYLRRQKLEGTFFVLGNRLQQRRDAGAATALRQLYAGQCVGIQGWEYRSHAQWTGWQDSLRRSQARVQADLPQQYVPLFRPPYGQRRADGEAFMASQQMRVSLWDIDAQDDGALSAQASAQRVLTLMLLWRKGVIQFHDSLPKAQPAVEWLLRNTAQSGLGWENCREYGYRE from the coding sequence GTGCGCATTGCCTTTGCCTTGCTGGCCGCTCTGCTGAGCCTGGCCGTGCAAGCCGCCCCGCCAACCCCGGTCAGCCTGGACCGCAGCCTGTGGCCTGAACAGCTCGACAGCCCAGCGCTGTTCGATGTGGCCTCGCGGGCAGAAATCCTCTCGTTCGCCCTGGTGCTGCATGAAAGTGAGCAGTTGGAGGATACAGCGCTAGCCGCGCGGCTGGGGTTGCGGCAGATCAACCTGCAGAAGGTGCGCTTGGTGCGAGCGCGCATGTGGCAGCGGTTGTGGGCCGGTTATCAACAGGCGCAGCGCAGTTGTGAGCAAGATGCGTCGTTTTGCTACCCGGTTACATCGATGGCGGAGTTGCGCACTCAAGCGGCCACGTTCGTGGCTGATGTCGGCACGTTTTATACCGGCTGGATCGAGCCGAGCCACCAGTTCCATGTGCGCTACCTGGATGAGCAACTGCGCAAGGCAGCGTTGTTGCCACAGACCAGCAGCGAGGTGGAGCGGCTGTCTGCGCGCGAGCGCAACGGAGATGAACTGAACGACCGTATGTTCTTGCTGACCTTCGTCGGTGGGCCCGGGCCGGACGGCGGCAGCACCGACCTGCTGACCGCTTACCTGCGCCGGCAAAAACTTGAAGGCACCTTTTTCGTACTCGGCAACCGTTTGCAGCAACGCCGCGACGCTGGGGCGGCAACTGCCTTGCGCCAGCTCTATGCGGGGCAGTGCGTGGGCATCCAGGGCTGGGAGTACCGCTCCCATGCGCAGTGGACCGGGTGGCAGGACTCGCTGCGGCGCAGCCAGGCGCGGGTGCAGGCAGACCTGCCGCAGCAGTATGTGCCGTTGTTCCGGCCGCCTTATGGGCAGCGCCGGGCCGATGGCGAGGCCTTCATGGCCAGCCAGCAGATGCGGGTGTCGTTGTGGGACATCGATGCCCAGGATGATGGCGCGCTGAGTGCGCAGGCTTCGGCGCAGCGGGTACTGACGCTGATGCTGCTGTGGCGCAAGGGCGTGATCCAGTTCCACGACAGCCTGCCCAAGGCGCAACCCGCGGTGGAATGGTTGCTGCGCAATACCGCACAAAGCGGGCTGGGTTGGGAGAATTGCCGGGAATATGGTTATCGCGAATAG